A stretch of the Actinoalloteichus fjordicus genome encodes the following:
- a CDS encoding aminotransferase-like domain-containing protein encodes MDPLRLTDLHGSLADPVLAAMEFLNEVAHRYPEAVSFAPGRPYEEFFDVEDLHRYLRTFHRHLVEDQGMDAAGARRTLFQYGRTKGIIHDLIARNLAEDEAVHVDPESIVVTVGAQEAMLLVLRALRADPHDVLLAVSPVYVGITGAARLVEMPVLPVRDGPAGVDLDDLTAAARRARAAGLRPRALYVVPDFANPSGATLDRRLRSELLRVAADEDLLILEDNPYRLFGSTDDRPPTLKALGGDRVVSLGSYAKTGFPGARIGYAVADQPVDVGDGRTIPLADQLSRLKSMITVNTPPIAQAVIGGLLLEHGHSLVKANTREIEVYRRNREQVLDGLAARLPDAHRLGVRWNSPAGGFFIVVTVPFPVDDALLERSAREHRVLWTPMHHFYGDGTAMPHLRLSVSLLTPDEIDLGLDRLAEFITDHARQAGT; translated from the coding sequence ATGGACCCGCTGCGCCTGACCGACCTGCACGGCTCGCTGGCCGACCCGGTGCTGGCCGCCATGGAGTTCCTCAACGAGGTCGCCCACCGCTACCCGGAAGCCGTGTCCTTCGCCCCGGGACGGCCCTACGAGGAGTTCTTCGACGTCGAGGACCTGCACCGATACCTGCGCACCTTCCACCGACACCTCGTCGAGGACCAGGGAATGGACGCCGCAGGAGCACGCCGAACACTGTTCCAGTACGGCCGCACCAAGGGCATCATCCACGACCTGATCGCCCGCAACCTGGCCGAGGACGAGGCAGTCCACGTCGACCCGGAGTCCATCGTGGTCACCGTCGGCGCGCAGGAGGCCATGCTGCTCGTCCTGCGCGCCCTGCGCGCCGACCCACACGACGTCCTGCTGGCCGTGTCCCCGGTGTACGTCGGCATCACCGGGGCCGCCCGCCTCGTCGAGATGCCAGTGCTCCCCGTACGCGACGGCCCCGCAGGCGTGGACCTCGACGACCTCACGGCCGCCGCGCGCCGCGCCCGCGCCGCAGGCCTGCGCCCCAGAGCCCTCTACGTGGTCCCCGACTTCGCCAACCCCTCCGGCGCCACCCTCGACCGCCGACTCCGCTCGGAACTGCTGCGCGTGGCCGCCGACGAAGACCTCCTGATCCTCGAGGACAACCCCTACCGCCTGTTCGGCTCCACCGACGACCGCCCACCCACACTGAAGGCCCTCGGCGGCGACCGCGTGGTGTCCCTCGGCTCCTACGCCAAGACCGGATTCCCCGGCGCCCGCATCGGCTACGCCGTCGCCGACCAGCCCGTTGACGTCGGCGACGGACGCACCATCCCACTGGCCGACCAGCTCTCCCGACTCAAGAGCATGATCACCGTCAACACCCCGCCGATCGCCCAGGCCGTGATCGGCGGCCTGCTCCTGGAACACGGACACAGCCTCGTCAAGGCCAACACCCGCGAGATCGAGGTCTACCGCCGCAACCGCGAACAGGTCCTCGACGGCCTCGCCGCCCGACTCCCCGACGCACACCGGCTGGGCGTGCGCTGGAACAGCCCCGCAGGCGGCTTCTTCATCGTCGTGACCGTGCCCTTCCCCGTGGACGACGCACTGCTGGAGCGCTCCGCCCGCGAGCACCGCGTGCTGTGGACCCCGATGCACCACTTCTACGGCGACGGCACCGCGATGCCGCACCTGCGCCTGTCGGTCAGCCTGCTCACCCCCGACGAGATCGACCTCGGGCTGGACCGCCTCGCCGAGTTCATCACCGACCACGCCCGCCAAGCAGGCACCTGA
- a CDS encoding MFS transporter — protein sequence MVITRGAERFGFPRMRGLGRLAITAGVDSLGSGLFLPFTIPYFLAVTDLGLVAVGAALSVAALAGVPAGVLTGPLVDRFGATAVIVGCNVLRCVGFLSYLWVDTPWQLMLAAAMIYWADGAWLPAQGTMVVALVGLEQQPRWFALIRSTRNAALGLGGIVAASVVGFGDIGYHALAVSNAVSYVLVAVLIGTWPKARALAGRRAAVARPRATGGYRRVLRDRPFMLLVVANGFFVVAVYAIILLVPAYVGLTLPGYAWLPGALYTVNTVLVVVAQPPVVRWTEKRAETGVLRLAAVVWALAFVVLATSALLPPLPALVALFLGVVVFTVAELLFAPTSSAFAARLAPPDMRGRYLGVHQMSWGMAMVVAPVLFTGLLAQGTVWPWPVLVGCCAVAWLAVGGARASRVAAAAARV from the coding sequence GTGGTGATCACCCGGGGGGCGGAGCGTTTCGGATTTCCCCGGATGCGGGGACTGGGCAGGTTGGCGATCACGGCGGGTGTGGACAGTCTCGGCAGTGGTCTGTTTCTTCCGTTCACCATTCCGTACTTCCTGGCCGTCACCGATCTGGGGCTGGTGGCCGTCGGTGCGGCGTTGTCGGTGGCCGCGCTCGCGGGGGTGCCTGCCGGTGTGCTGACGGGTCCGTTGGTGGACCGGTTCGGTGCGACTGCGGTGATCGTCGGCTGCAACGTGCTGCGGTGTGTCGGCTTCCTGTCCTATCTGTGGGTGGACACGCCGTGGCAGTTGATGCTGGCGGCGGCGATGATCTACTGGGCCGACGGGGCGTGGCTGCCTGCGCAGGGGACGATGGTGGTGGCCCTGGTGGGGCTGGAGCAGCAGCCGCGTTGGTTCGCGTTGATCCGGTCCACGCGCAATGCGGCGCTGGGGTTGGGCGGGATCGTCGCGGCGTCGGTGGTCGGGTTCGGTGACATCGGTTATCACGCGTTGGCGGTGTCCAATGCGGTCAGTTATGTGCTCGTGGCGGTGCTCATCGGCACCTGGCCGAAGGCGCGAGCGTTGGCGGGCAGGCGGGCGGCGGTGGCGCGGCCGAGGGCGACCGGCGGCTACCGGCGGGTCCTGCGGGATCGGCCGTTCATGCTGCTGGTGGTGGCCAACGGGTTCTTCGTGGTCGCGGTGTACGCGATCATCCTGTTGGTGCCCGCCTATGTCGGGTTGACGTTGCCGGGGTATGCGTGGCTGCCGGGGGCGTTGTACACGGTCAACACGGTGCTGGTGGTGGTGGCGCAGCCGCCGGTGGTCCGGTGGACCGAGAAGCGGGCCGAGACGGGGGTGCTGCGGCTGGCGGCGGTGGTGTGGGCGTTGGCGTTCGTCGTGTTGGCGACCTCGGCGTTGTTGCCGCCGCTGCCTGCGCTGGTGGCGTTGTTCCTGGGTGTGGTGGTGTTCACGGTGGCGGAGTTGTTGTTCGCACCGACCAGTTCCGCGTTCGCCGCGCGGTTGGCTCCGCCGGACATGCGGGGCCGGTATCTCGGGGTGCATCAGATGTCCTGGGGGATGGCCATGGTGGTGGCTCCGGTGTTGTTCACCGGTCTGTTGGCGCAGGGGACGGTGTGGCCGTGGCCGGTGCTCGTCGGCTGTTGCGCGGTGGCGTGGCTGGCGGTGGGCGGGGCGCGGGCCTCGCGGGTGGCTGCGGCGGCGGCGCGGGTGTGA
- the hppD gene encoding 4-hydroxyphenylpyruvate dioxygenase — MAAQAGGAFQDMTVDHVVFHVGDAHQAAAELADKYGLAVLDTTEDTTVRSVTVGGAGGISLVFTEAVTGDHPAAAYVRVHGDGVADIALGVPDARAAFAEAVRRGARPVAAPAEDGDAVVAAIMGFGDVVHTFVQRPTTAAPTTEDAPPAETGVHGLDHFAVCLEPGQLTDTVKFYEDVLDFTMIFEEKIVVGAQSMNSQVVQSASSAVTLTLIEPDTSRSPGQIDDFIKNHGGAGVQHIALITDDITGSIRALRDRGVDFLTTPGAYYDALADRIELTRYSVAELGELDILVDEDQGGKLYQIFARSTHPRGTFFLEVIERAGARTFGTGNIKALYAAVEAELAKTPR, encoded by the coding sequence ATGGCGGCACAGGCAGGCGGCGCGTTCCAGGACATGACCGTCGACCACGTGGTGTTCCACGTCGGCGACGCGCACCAGGCCGCGGCGGAACTCGCCGACAAGTACGGCCTGGCCGTGCTCGACACCACCGAGGACACCACGGTGCGCTCGGTCACCGTGGGCGGCGCAGGCGGCATCAGCCTGGTGTTCACCGAGGCCGTGACCGGGGACCACCCCGCAGCCGCCTACGTCAGGGTCCACGGCGACGGCGTCGCCGACATCGCCCTGGGCGTCCCCGACGCGCGGGCCGCGTTCGCCGAAGCCGTACGCAGAGGAGCCCGCCCGGTGGCCGCACCCGCCGAGGACGGCGACGCGGTCGTCGCCGCCATCATGGGCTTCGGCGACGTCGTCCACACCTTCGTGCAGCGCCCCACCACCGCCGCACCCACGACCGAGGACGCGCCGCCCGCCGAGACCGGCGTCCACGGCCTCGACCACTTCGCCGTCTGCCTCGAACCAGGACAGCTGACGGACACCGTGAAATTCTACGAAGACGTCCTCGACTTCACGATGATCTTCGAAGAGAAGATCGTCGTCGGCGCACAGTCGATGAACTCCCAGGTCGTGCAGAGCGCCTCCAGCGCCGTCACCCTCACCCTCATCGAGCCCGACACCTCCCGCAGCCCCGGCCAGATCGACGACTTCATCAAGAACCACGGCGGCGCAGGAGTGCAGCACATCGCGCTGATCACCGACGACATCACCGGCTCCATCCGCGCCCTGCGCGACCGAGGCGTCGACTTCCTCACCACCCCCGGCGCCTACTACGACGCCCTCGCCGACCGCATCGAACTCACCCGCTACTCCGTGGCCGAACTCGGCGAACTGGACATCCTCGTCGACGAGGACCAGGGCGGTAAGCTCTACCAGATCTTCGCCCGGTCCACGCACCCCCGAGGCACCTTCTTCCTCGAAGTGATCGAACGAGCAGGCGCACGCACCTTCGGCACCGGCAACATCAAGGCCCTCTACGCGGCGGTCGAGGCAGAACTGGCCAAGACGCCCCGCTAG
- a CDS encoding MbtH family protein, which translates to MEVFQVLGDNEKSAEFDVVINDEEQYSIWPADRDVPAGWHTVGTRGPKQQCLDWIDEHWTDMRPRSLREALRQAAGDSA; encoded by the coding sequence GTGGAGGTATTTCAAGTGCTGGGAGACAATGAAAAATCCGCCGAATTCGACGTCGTGATCAATGACGAGGAGCAGTACTCGATCTGGCCCGCCGACCGAGACGTCCCGGCAGGCTGGCACACCGTCGGCACCCGAGGCCCGAAACAGCAGTGCCTGGACTGGATCGACGAACACTGGACCGACATGCGACCCCGCAGCCTGCGCGAGGCGCTGCGCCAGGCCGCCGGAGACTCGGCTTGA